Proteins encoded by one window of Ulvibacter sp. MAR_2010_11:
- a CDS encoding choice-of-anchor B family protein gives MKKLLPFIIILCCGMVTAQVPCTGGFANSFPCSGYDLQSQISLAVMNSPGANDSWGWIDPDNGDEYAIVGLEDGTAFIDISDPVNPVYLGKLPTQTSVTVWRDIKTYNNYAFIVSEAPGHGMQIFDLTRLRNVPNPPTTFTTDAHYDDFSNAHNIVINEDIGFAYVVGTNTFSGGTHFVNIQDPLNPTPAGGFATDGYTHDAQVVTYNGPDSDYTGREILISSSGSEQIVSIVDVTDKNNPVSISTLSYTNVGYTHQGWFTEDQRYFLLGDEFDESNVGFNTRTIVFDLSDLDNPQQSFEYFGATTAIDHNGYVKGNKYFLANYAAGFREIDISDIANGNMSEVGFFDTYPADNNASYSGAWNVYPYFDSGNILITDRSGGFFLVKSSSLAVNDFSETNNFAVYPNPASTTLNIEAANSAILKITISDMIGNILYTAENLNTNEKEIDISIYSQGMYFLNINDNTTKKIIKK, from the coding sequence ATGAAAAAATTACTCCCTTTTATAATTATCCTATGCTGCGGTATGGTAACTGCTCAAGTGCCATGTACCGGCGGTTTTGCGAATTCCTTTCCTTGTAGTGGTTACGACTTACAATCTCAAATTAGTTTAGCGGTAATGAATTCCCCCGGTGCAAACGATTCATGGGGTTGGATTGATCCGGATAATGGAGATGAATATGCCATAGTAGGATTGGAAGACGGTACTGCATTTATTGATATTTCAGATCCGGTGAATCCTGTTTACCTGGGGAAACTACCTACTCAAACCAGCGTTACGGTATGGCGGGATATAAAAACATATAATAACTATGCTTTCATCGTAAGCGAAGCTCCGGGTCATGGGATGCAAATATTCGATTTAACCCGATTGCGAAATGTACCCAACCCTCCAACAACTTTTACTACCGATGCACATTACGACGATTTTAGCAACGCCCATAATATTGTAATAAACGAAGATATAGGGTTTGCTTATGTAGTGGGAACCAATACATTTAGTGGAGGAACTCATTTTGTAAATATCCAGGACCCTTTAAACCCTACGCCGGCCGGTGGGTTTGCGACAGACGGCTATACTCACGATGCCCAAGTGGTAACTTACAATGGCCCTGATTCAGATTATACGGGTCGTGAAATTTTAATTAGCAGCAGTGGAAGCGAACAAATTGTATCTATTGTAGATGTTACAGACAAAAATAATCCTGTGAGCATTTCCACCTTATCTTATACCAACGTTGGATATACACACCAAGGCTGGTTTACGGAAGACCAAAGATATTTCCTTTTAGGAGATGAATTTGATGAATCGAACGTTGGTTTTAATACCAGAACGATTGTTTTTGACCTAAGTGATTTGGATAATCCACAACAAAGTTTCGAATATTTTGGAGCAACTACAGCCATTGACCACAACGGATATGTTAAAGGAAACAAATACTTCTTGGCCAATTATGCCGCAGGATTTAGAGAAATTGATATTAGTGATATTGCCAACGGCAATATGTCTGAAGTAGGGTTTTTTGACACCTACCCCGCCGATAATAATGCAAGTTATAGCGGGGCCTGGAATGTTTATCCTTATTTCGACAGTGGAAATATTTTAATTACAGATAGAAGCGGTGGTTTTTTCCTGGTAAAATCTTCATCTCTTGCCGTAAATGATTTTTCGGAAACAAATAATTTTGCCGTATACCCTAATCCGGCTTCAACTACTTTAAATATTGAGGCAGCTAATAGCGCTATTCTAAAAATAACTATTTCCGATATGATTGGAAATATTTTATACACTGCAGAAAACTTGAATACAAACGAGAAAGAAATCGACATCTCCATCTATAGTCAAGGCATGTACTTTCTAAACATCAACGACAATACCACTAAAAAAATTATCAAAAAATAG
- a CDS encoding choice-of-anchor B family protein: MKQITTILAFLISFSVYAQTPCESGMAGSFPCSGYDLQSQIPLGVMNSTRANDSWGWTDPQDGKEYAIICLIEGTAFIDISDPVNPIYLGQLPTENNSSTWRDAKTYNNYAFIVSEDSGHGMQIFDLTRLRNVANPPVVFTEDAHYSGFGSAHNIVINEATGYAYGVGTNMNSGGPHFINIQDPLTPIGVGSDSTNGYCHDAQVVIYNGPDTDYTGREILFGSYETQVVIVDVTDKNNPQTISTIGYTNVEYTHQGWLTEDHRYFLLGDEQDEINLGLNSRTIVFDFNDLDNPQFHFDYLGPTAATDHNGYVKGNTFYISNNAAGLRAVDISDIANMNMMEEGFFDSYLPDNNAGYNGAWNVYPFFESGNIVISDRTQGFLLVTPSVLGMNDLPYNDEFTVYPNPASENITVSSKSMELESITIYTGLGQKVLALDSIDSYASNIVVSNFPPGIYFVNINNLTVKKILIN, encoded by the coding sequence ATGAAGCAAATTACTACAATTCTGGCCTTTTTGATTTCCTTTTCAGTGTATGCACAAACACCATGTGAAAGCGGTATGGCAGGATCATTTCCTTGCAGTGGTTACGATTTACAATCGCAAATTCCCCTAGGAGTGATGAATTCAACCCGAGCCAATGATTCATGGGGTTGGACCGATCCGCAGGACGGGAAAGAGTACGCTATAATCTGCCTCATAGAAGGCACGGCCTTTATCGATATCTCCGATCCTGTGAATCCTATTTACCTGGGACAATTACCCACCGAAAATAACAGTAGTACTTGGAGAGATGCGAAAACATATAACAATTATGCCTTTATCGTGAGTGAAGATTCCGGACACGGGATGCAAATTTTCGACTTAACTCGTTTGCGAAATGTTGCAAATCCGCCGGTTGTGTTTACAGAAGACGCTCATTACAGCGGATTTGGATCTGCACATAATATCGTGATCAATGAAGCCACTGGCTACGCCTATGGTGTGGGTACTAATATGAACAGTGGAGGACCTCATTTTATAAACATCCAAGACCCTTTAACCCCTATAGGAGTTGGAAGTGATTCAACTAACGGTTACTGTCACGATGCCCAGGTAGTAATTTACAATGGCCCCGATACAGATTATACCGGGCGTGAGATTCTATTTGGAAGCTATGAAACTCAGGTTGTAATTGTAGATGTCACCGACAAAAACAATCCACAAACCATTTCGACTATAGGCTATACGAATGTAGAATATACCCATCAAGGGTGGCTTACCGAAGATCATCGTTACTTTCTATTAGGCGACGAACAGGACGAAATTAATTTGGGCTTAAATTCCAGAACCATTGTATTCGATTTTAACGATTTGGACAATCCGCAGTTTCATTTCGACTATCTGGGGCCAACCGCTGCCACAGATCACAATGGTTATGTAAAAGGAAATACATTTTATATTTCGAACAATGCGGCAGGTTTACGTGCTGTAGATATTTCGGATATTGCAAATATGAATATGATGGAAGAAGGTTTTTTCGATTCCTATTTACCGGACAATAACGCAGGATATAACGGGGCCTGGAATGTGTATCCCTTTTTTGAAAGCGGAAATATTGTAATAAGCGACCGAACACAAGGATTCTTGCTTGTAACTCCATCAGTTTTGGGAATGAATGATCTCCCCTACAACGATGAATTTACAGTGTATCCTAATCCGGCTTCCGAAAATATAACAGTGAGTTCAAAAAGTATGGAATTAGAATCAATTACAATTTATACGGGTCTTGGGCAAAAAGTCTTAGCTCTGGATTCTATAGATTCGTATGCGTCGAACATAGTTGTTTCTAATTTTCCGCCGGGGATATATTTCGTTAACATCAATAATCTTACAGTCAAAAAAATACTTATAAACTAG
- a CDS encoding choice-of-anchor B family protein: protein MKNFLLPILALSLTYVSAQTPCTGGMAGPYPCSGYTLQSEFSLNDMNAGAGNDSWGWTDPANGDEYAIVGLNNGTAFIDISDPVNPVYLGKLPTHTSNSSWRDIKVYNNYAFVVSEANNHGMQVFDLTRLRNVVAPPVTFTEDAHYNGFGSAHNIVINEDTGYAYGVGTSSFNGGPHFVNIQNPLNPTAAGGYSLGSYSHDAQVVTYCGPDSDYSGREILIGSNETNIVIVDITDKANPVGISNISYTNVGYTHQGWFTEDQRYFILGDEIDEQNVGFNTRTIIFDFNDLDSPQFHFEYTGPTPAIDHNGYVKGTKYYMANYRAGLRVIDVSDIANQNIVEEGFFDSYPNNNNANFSGAWNVYPYFESGNIVISDINRGFLLVKAATNDLIPPTAVCQDVTVSLDANGIATVAASQVNNGSADNSGTVYTLLCNNTFDCSDLGENTVELEVYDDFGNRDYCSATVTVIDNIAPVLTCPADFTVGYNGGNQFYTVPSYGTTGVVTVVDNCATTITQDPIEGTELTTGTYTISFDVTDASGNTDSCSFELTIDGTLGSADFELESGLSIFPNPASEVITIASKNIALTSLEVVDILGKRIYSVSNLNSATTAIDISALSKGMYFVIINNTVTKKIIKK from the coding sequence ATGAAAAACTTTTTACTTCCCATTTTAGCCTTGAGCTTAACTTATGTGAGTGCCCAAACACCTTGTACGGGTGGTATGGCCGGTCCATATCCATGTAGCGGATATACATTACAATCTGAATTTTCTCTAAATGATATGAATGCGGGTGCAGGAAACGATTCCTGGGGATGGACAGACCCTGCCAACGGGGACGAATATGCAATAGTAGGTCTAAATAATGGGACGGCTTTTATAGACATTTCCGATCCTGTAAATCCCGTTTATCTTGGAAAACTTCCAACACATACATCCAACAGTTCCTGGAGAGATATAAAAGTATACAATAATTATGCATTCGTGGTAAGCGAGGCTAACAATCATGGGATGCAGGTTTTCGACCTAACACGTCTAAGAAACGTGGTTGCACCTCCGGTTACTTTTACTGAAGATGCCCATTATAATGGTTTCGGGAGTGCCCATAACATTGTGATAAATGAAGATACCGGTTATGCCTATGGTGTTGGGACAAGCTCTTTCAATGGAGGTCCGCATTTTGTAAATATTCAAAACCCGTTAAATCCAACAGCGGCAGGTGGGTATTCATTAGGATCATATAGCCACGATGCACAAGTAGTTACCTATTGCGGTCCCGACAGTGATTATTCGGGGCGTGAAATCTTAATTGGAAGCAACGAAACCAATATAGTTATTGTAGATATAACCGATAAGGCGAACCCTGTTGGAATTTCAAATATCTCTTACACAAATGTTGGTTATACCCACCAAGGATGGTTTACAGAAGATCAGCGTTATTTCATCCTCGGTGACGAGATAGATGAACAAAATGTTGGTTTTAATACACGAACCATAATTTTCGATTTCAACGATTTGGATAGTCCTCAATTTCATTTTGAATACACCGGACCAACTCCGGCAATCGATCACAACGGTTATGTAAAAGGAACTAAATACTACATGGCGAATTACAGAGCCGGATTGAGAGTTATTGATGTTTCGGACATTGCAAATCAGAATATTGTAGAAGAAGGATTTTTTGACAGTTATCCAAATAATAACAACGCCAACTTTAGTGGTGCTTGGAATGTTTACCCATATTTTGAAAGCGGAAATATTGTAATTAGTGATATTAACAGAGGTTTTCTTCTTGTAAAAGCGGCAACCAACGATCTAATACCTCCAACTGCAGTGTGTCAAGATGTTACTGTTTCACTTGACGCCAATGGCATCGCAACTGTTGCGGCATCTCAAGTGAATAATGGATCGGCCGACAATAGCGGAACTGTTTACACCTTGTTATGTAATAACACTTTCGACTGTTCAGATTTGGGCGAAAACACGGTAGAACTGGAAGTGTATGACGATTTCGGAAACAGAGATTATTGCTCTGCAACTGTAACTGTAATTGACAACATCGCTCCTGTGCTTACGTGTCCTGCAGACTTTACCGTTGGATATAACGGAGGAAATCAATTTTATACAGTTCCAAGTTACGGTACTACCGGAGTTGTTACTGTTGTCGACAATTGTGCAACAACCATTACTCAAGATCCTATTGAAGGAACTGAATTAACTACGGGAACGTATACTATTTCTTTCGATGTAACCGATGCTTCAGGAAACACAGACTCATGTAGTTTTGAACTTACTATAGACGGAACTTTAGGCTCTGCCGATTTTGAATTGGAAAGCGGATTATCAATATTCCCTAATCCTGCTTCAGAAGTAATTACCATTGCATCAAAAAACATCGCGCTTACTTCTCTTGAAGTAGTTGATATTTTAGGAAAGCGAATCTATTCGGTTTCAAATCTAAACTCAGCAACTACTGCAATAGATATTTCGGCCTTGTCTAAAGGAATGTATTTTGTAATAATTAATAATACTGTTACCAAGAAAATCATAAAAAAATAG